One Primulina tabacum isolate GXHZ01 chromosome 10, ASM2559414v2, whole genome shotgun sequence DNA segment encodes these proteins:
- the LOC142504866 gene encoding putative leucine-rich repeat receptor-like serine/threonine-protein kinase At2g24130: MVVLHVVCSENDQAGILSDRAALVSFVPGVTDDPEHVLQNWNADSGVHVCRWSGVGCDMKGNRVIELNLSHKSLRGMISPTLFNLTHLEVLDLSWNLFEGRLPSEIGSLVSLKDMSLFSNILEGNIPMEVGLLKELVYLDLGSIVVEIPASLFCNARLLCDTWTQCELRELWYLLLWSNHFVGEAPLALSNSTNLEWLDLGYNSLCVELPSKILSKMLHLKFLYLSYNHISSHGGNDDLVPFFESLVNSSNLQELDLAGNHLGGELPSLIGALSTNLVPINLNDNRISGFIPPQISNFVNLTLLNLSSNLLNG; the protein is encoded by the exons ATGGTAGTTTTGCATGTGGTGTGCTCGGAGAATGATCAGGCTGGAATCTTGAGTGATCGGGCCGCCCTCGTCTCATTCGTGCCGGGAGTAACCGATGATCCTGAACATGTGTTACAGAATTGGAATGCTGATTCTGGTGTTCATGTCTGCAGATGGTCTGGTGTAGGGTGTGACATGAAAGGGAATAGGGTGATAGAGCTTAATCTAAGCCATAAGTCACTGAGAGGAATGATATCACCAACTCTTTTTAATCTTACACACTTGGAAGTTCTTGATCTATCGTGGAATCTCTTCGAGGGACGGTTACCGTCTGAGATTGGTTCGCTTGTCTCGCtcaaagatatgagtttgtTTTCCAATATTCTTGAAGGGAACATTCCAATGGAGGTGGGGCTTCTTAAAGAGTTGGTTTATCTTGATCTGGGAAGTATCGTTGTTGAGATTCCGGCTTCCCTTTTCTGCAATGCTCGTCTTCTTTGCGATACTTGGAC CCAATGCGAGCTTAGAGAGTTGTGGTATCTTCTTCTTTGGTCGAACCACTTTGTTGGGGAGGCTCCTTTAGCCCTCTCGAATTCTACGAATCTCGAATGGCTTGACTTGGGGTACAATTCACTGTGTGTGGAGTTACCGTCCAAGATTTTGAGCAAAATGTTGCATTTGAAATTTCTTTATTTGTCCTACAATCACATTTCAAGTCATGGTGGAAATGATGATCTTGTACCGTTCTTCGAGTCTTTGGTAAATTCCTCTAACTTGCAAGAACTTGATCTTGCAGGAAACCATCTTGGAGGAGAGTTGCCTTCTCTTATTGGTGCTCTCTCCACTAATCTTGTTCCGATAAATCTTAATGATAACCGAATTTCGGGTTTCATACCTCCACAGATTTCGAATTTTGTAAATCTCACCCTCTTGAACTTGTCTAGTAATCTGTTGAATGGCTAA